A genomic window from Paucibacter sp. KCTC 42545 includes:
- a CDS encoding preprotein translocase subunit SecA produces the protein MQRTQPFALGFRADPYAQRRDWGEISVWDRTADWCARHLLRRDQLSARSLNRFVAAVHRASAELEGLPAEAWRAQIAELRLALGRQGFTPALCAKAFALIRLQSQRSLGLAHFDTQLKGAYVMLRARVLEMDTGEGKTLTASLAAAAAALGGLAVHVITVNDYLAERDRDSLRPLYEALGLSSDVVLEAMDESARRLAYRADIVYCSNKTVVFDYLRDRQHLEERMQALPMALARMLNLQGQRPTTLRGLHFAIVDEADSIFIDEARTPLILSAQRADPAAQAYAIQAMALAEQLRLPEHAFLEAGQVRLTPAGRDHLRACLPVLPPVWHAPLRSEEAVLQALTALHVYQRDVHYIVHEGKVQIVDENTGRVMADRSWERGLHQMVEVKEGVDQSAARETLARISYQLFFRRYLRLAGMTGTCREVAAEIEAVFGPAVTRVPPRKPSLRQAQGEQLLATMALKWEAVAQALRRRLALGQPVLVGTRSIAASEALSAVLHAHGLPHVVLNAKQDADEAAIVEAAGQAGRITIATNMAGRGTDVPLSEAARAAGGLHTILTERHDNARVDRQLIGRCARQGDPGSWEALLSLDDELLAQRPSRLLDTLRQVLLKHPGQRQAQRLGLWLYRRAQARKEREHGRVRRNLLKTDFQTRQSLSFSGQME, from the coding sequence ATGCAGCGCACCCAGCCTTTTGCGCTCGGCTTCCGGGCCGATCCTTATGCACAGCGCCGCGACTGGGGTGAGATCTCCGTCTGGGACCGTACGGCCGACTGGTGCGCCCGACATCTGCTGCGCCGCGATCAGTTGTCGGCACGCAGCTTGAACCGTTTTGTTGCCGCCGTTCATCGCGCCTCGGCAGAACTCGAAGGACTGCCCGCTGAAGCTTGGCGCGCACAGATCGCGGAGTTGCGCCTGGCCCTGGGGCGCCAAGGCTTTACGCCGGCGCTGTGCGCCAAGGCGTTTGCGCTGATTCGCCTGCAGTCCCAGCGCAGCCTGGGCCTGGCGCATTTCGACACCCAGCTCAAGGGCGCTTACGTCATGCTGCGCGCCCGCGTGCTGGAGATGGACACGGGTGAGGGCAAGACGCTCACCGCCAGCCTGGCCGCCGCAGCCGCCGCCTTGGGTGGCTTGGCGGTGCATGTGATCACGGTGAACGACTACCTGGCCGAGCGCGACCGTGACAGTTTGCGCCCGCTGTACGAGGCCTTGGGCTTGAGCAGCGATGTGGTGCTGGAGGCCATGGACGAGTCCGCACGCCGCCTCGCCTACCGCGCCGACATCGTCTACTGCAGCAACAAGACCGTGGTGTTCGACTATTTGCGCGACCGCCAGCATCTGGAAGAGCGCATGCAGGCTCTGCCCATGGCGCTGGCGCGCATGCTGAACCTGCAAGGCCAGCGCCCCACCACCTTGCGCGGCCTGCACTTCGCCATCGTCGACGAGGCGGACAGCATCTTCATCGACGAGGCGCGCACGCCGCTGATTCTGTCGGCCCAGCGTGCCGACCCTGCCGCTCAGGCCTATGCCATTCAGGCCATGGCGCTGGCCGAACAGCTGCGCCTGCCTGAGCATGCGTTTTTGGAGGCCGGGCAGGTCCGCTTGACGCCGGCCGGTCGCGATCACTTGCGCGCCTGCCTGCCGGTCTTGCCGCCGGTCTGGCATGCGCCGCTGCGCAGCGAAGAGGCGGTGCTGCAAGCGCTCACCGCGCTGCATGTCTATCAACGCGATGTGCATTACATCGTGCATGAGGGCAAGGTGCAGATCGTTGACGAGAACACCGGCCGGGTGATGGCGGATCGCTCCTGGGAGCGCGGCCTGCATCAGATGGTGGAGGTCAAGGAAGGCGTGGACCAGTCTGCCGCGCGCGAGACCCTGGCGCGCATCAGCTATCAGCTCTTCTTCCGCCGCTATCTGCGTTTGGCCGGCATGACCGGCACATGCCGCGAAGTGGCGGCCGAGATCGAAGCGGTGTTCGGCCCGGCCGTCACCCGGGTGCCGCCACGCAAGCCCTCTTTGCGCCAGGCGCAAGGCGAGCAGCTGTTGGCGACGATGGCGCTGAAGTGGGAAGCCGTGGCGCAAGCGCTGCGGCGGCGCCTGGCGCTGGGTCAGCCGGTACTGGTGGGCACACGCTCGATCGCTGCCTCGGAGGCACTCAGCGCCGTTTTGCATGCGCATGGTCTGCCGCATGTGGTGCTCAATGCCAAACAGGATGCCGACGAGGCCGCCATCGTCGAGGCTGCCGGCCAGGCCGGGCGCATCACCATTGCCACCAATATGGCCGGGCGCGGCACGGATGTGCCGCTCAGCGAAGCCGCACGCGCAGCGGGTGGCTTGCACACCATCCTGACTGAGCGTCATGACAATGCCCGCGTTGATCGCCAGCTGATCGGTCGCTGTGCCCGCCAGGGCGATCCCGGCAGCTGGGAGGCCTTGCTCAGCTTGGACGATGAGTTGCTGGCGCAGCGCCCCAGCCGCTTGCTGGACACGCTGCGCCAGGTGCTTTTGAAGCACCCGGGTCAGCGCCAGGCGCAGCGCCTTGGCTTGTGGCTGTATCGCCGCGCCCAGGCGCGCAAGGAACGTGAACATGGCCGCGTGCGGCGCAATCTTTTGAAGACCGACTTCCAGACCCGGCAGTCGCTGTCGTTCAGTGGACAAATGGAGTAG
- a CDS encoding PqqD family peptide modification chaperone, producing the protein MSSSLFSSAWYRVAEMRPQLRGHARLTRHHYRGKRWYVLQDQASGRFMRLNPEAHRIVALMDGQRTLAQIWALCCENLGDAAPTQDEVLQLLTQLHQANVLLSERKPDLEDLDTRRRKLGWARLKQYLGNPLSLKLPLWDPDRFLSAVARCLPAGLLPWLGLAWLALVGSGLVGAALHWEELSADISTRIFTSENILLLAVAFPVLKIIHELGHGLALKLFGNSCHEMGLMFLVAVPVPYVDASQSTALVSKRQRMIVGLAGMMAEMAVASLALWLWAQAQPGVGKAFLHQVLVAAGVSTVIFNANPLLRFDGYYVLADWLEIPNLGQRANQYLGHLIKRHLFRIGADQPATQFHPPLTQREAPWLLSYCLGSFVYRMTVAVAIVLMVAQQFFFIGVLLAIWSAWGTVGAPLVKHLKYLWAHPSLDGRRGWAWTLSLGLTSGLAAIVFLVPVPSWTNTEGVIWMPEQSRARASHACFGTELLVAPGAQVAAGQALLGCSDPELDAQLAQADAKRREIEARLAQAQAMDRLQAQVQEAELRHVRQRLADLRQRREQLAITSPVAGQFVMASPQDYPGRFFERGEQLAYVLQPRSFSLLAVVGQGDVDQVRTRTSRVELRSVENVGRLLAASLDREVPAATNQLPSMALALQGGGSIGLDPAKDQAGQGPQTLNSLFQFELRLLGNELPSAVGQRVHVQFVHPHEPLARQWYRPLRQLFLRSFAT; encoded by the coding sequence ATGAGCTCAAGCCTGTTTTCATCCGCCTGGTATCGCGTGGCCGAGATGCGGCCGCAGCTGCGCGGCCATGCCCGTCTGACCCGGCATCACTACCGCGGCAAGCGCTGGTATGTGCTGCAAGACCAGGCCAGCGGGCGCTTCATGCGCCTCAACCCCGAGGCGCATCGAATTGTTGCGCTGATGGACGGGCAGCGCACCCTGGCGCAGATCTGGGCGCTGTGCTGCGAGAACCTGGGGGATGCGGCGCCGACGCAAGACGAAGTCCTGCAGCTCTTGACCCAGCTGCATCAGGCCAATGTGCTGCTGAGCGAGCGCAAGCCCGATTTGGAGGATTTGGACACGCGCCGGCGCAAGCTCGGCTGGGCGCGGCTGAAGCAATACCTGGGCAATCCGCTCTCGCTGAAATTGCCGCTCTGGGATCCGGATCGTTTCTTGAGTGCCGTGGCCCGCTGCCTGCCGGCCGGGCTGCTGCCCTGGCTGGGCCTGGCGTGGTTGGCCCTGGTGGGCTCGGGCCTGGTGGGCGCGGCCTTGCACTGGGAAGAACTCAGTGCCGACATCAGCACCCGCATCTTCACCAGCGAAAACATATTGCTGCTGGCCGTGGCCTTCCCGGTGCTGAAGATCATTCACGAGCTGGGTCATGGCCTGGCGCTCAAGCTCTTCGGCAACAGTTGCCATGAAATGGGGCTGATGTTTCTGGTGGCCGTGCCTGTGCCCTATGTGGACGCCAGCCAGTCGACGGCCTTGGTGTCCAAGCGCCAGCGCATGATCGTGGGCTTGGCCGGCATGATGGCCGAAATGGCGGTGGCCTCGCTGGCCTTGTGGCTGTGGGCGCAGGCGCAACCGGGTGTGGGCAAAGCCTTTTTGCATCAGGTGTTGGTGGCCGCCGGCGTCAGCACGGTGATCTTCAACGCCAATCCCTTGCTGCGCTTTGACGGCTATTACGTGCTGGCGGACTGGTTGGAGATCCCCAACCTCGGCCAGCGCGCCAATCAATACCTCGGCCATTTGATCAAGCGCCACTTGTTCCGCATCGGTGCGGATCAACCCGCCACCCAGTTCCATCCCCCGCTGACGCAGCGCGAGGCGCCTTGGTTGCTGAGCTATTGCCTGGGCTCTTTCGTCTACCGCATGACGGTGGCCGTGGCCATTGTGCTGATGGTGGCCCAGCAGTTCTTTTTTATCGGCGTGCTGCTGGCGATTTGGTCGGCCTGGGGCACGGTGGGCGCACCGCTGGTCAAGCACCTCAAATACCTCTGGGCCCATCCTTCCTTGGACGGGCGGCGCGGCTGGGCCTGGACGCTGAGCCTGGGTTTGACTTCCGGCTTGGCGGCGATCGTTTTCCTGGTGCCCGTGCCGTCATGGACCAATACCGAGGGCGTGATCTGGATGCCCGAGCAATCCCGCGCCCGCGCCAGCCATGCATGTTTTGGCACCGAGCTTTTGGTGGCGCCCGGCGCCCAGGTGGCTGCCGGGCAGGCGCTGCTGGGCTGCAGTGATCCTGAGTTGGACGCACAGCTGGCGCAGGCCGATGCCAAGCGCCGGGAGATCGAGGCCCGCCTGGCCCAGGCGCAGGCCATGGATCGCCTGCAAGCCCAGGTGCAAGAAGCCGAGTTGCGCCATGTGCGCCAGCGCCTGGCTGATTTGCGCCAGCGCCGCGAGCAGCTGGCCATTACCAGCCCGGTGGCCGGGCAGTTTGTGATGGCTTCGCCGCAGGACTATCCAGGCCGCTTCTTTGAGCGGGGCGAGCAACTCGCCTATGTGCTGCAGCCGCGCAGCTTCAGCTTGCTGGCCGTGGTGGGGCAGGGCGATGTGGATCAGGTGCGCACCCGCACCAGCCGCGTGGAGCTGCGCAGTGTTGAGAATGTCGGCCGTTTATTGGCCGCCAGCCTGGACCGCGAGGTCCCTGCGGCCACCAACCAGCTGCCCAGCATGGCCCTGGCTTTGCAGGGCGGCGGCAGCATTGGTCTTGACCCGGCCAAGGATCAGGCGGGCCAGGGCCCGCAAACCTTGAACAGCCTGTTCCAGTTTGAATTGCGCTTGCTGGGCAATGAATTGCCCAGTGCGGTGGGGCAGCGCGTGCATGTGCAGTTCGTGCATCCGCATGAGCCGCTGGCGCGTCAGTGGTACCGCCCGCTGCGTCAACTCTTCCTTCGTAGTTTCGCCACCTGA
- a CDS encoding efflux RND transporter periplasmic adaptor subunit: protein MLASSSFVAAPVWQLLLDGPRAGDRQAFHAAWLHTLVQGLQPGVSEAVLVLDGRHLDANPGELQPAALWPLQQAPSPALTSLCEEALAVRMPLNRQGMLAMPLLDQVGVQAREPGAAVPVLHGVVGLVFPAGQVPRHAQDWLRWGFGWLLGQGQGLAGSGERADLGEHEQDALRERMLLALELLVAVLSCSDPQAACNTAVNEAAQRLGCDRVSIGFGNGRRVRLQALSNAADFSRRLDLAHAIEAAMDEACDQACPVLWRGEQVGQSDPISQAAPDQATAVVHREHQQLGRGFGTDTLLSVPFFQPKEAELGRHAYGVILFEWAGKTPDPLSLQMAEGLPPLLGRLLLEKRHARRAWYLRWRDGIESQARALFGPRHALRKLGALGLAVAALFLATATGPFRVASHAALEGQVRRVVAAPFDGFVASSLVRAGDVVRQGQVMASLDDRDMRLEAEKWSSQQTQYAKQAQEAQAQHSLAQIQISMAQIAQAAAQRRLSEAMAARSAIRAPLDGLVVSGDLSQSLGAALKKGQSLFEISPLDAYRVILLVDEADVDLVAVGQRGELMLTAMPGRTYPFTVRLLTPVAQAKDGHNQFRVEAVLDLPPEAVRQAQLRPGMEGLGKIDMGERRLVWIWTHRMSDWLRLKLWQWLGL, encoded by the coding sequence ATGCTCGCGTCCTCTTCCTTCGTCGCCGCACCGGTCTGGCAATTGCTGCTGGACGGCCCTCGTGCGGGCGATCGCCAGGCCTTTCACGCGGCCTGGCTCCACACCCTGGTGCAAGGCCTGCAGCCGGGTGTCAGCGAGGCCGTGCTGGTGCTCGACGGGCGCCATCTGGACGCGAACCCGGGTGAGCTGCAGCCCGCCGCGCTGTGGCCTTTGCAACAAGCCCCCAGCCCGGCGCTGACCAGTTTGTGCGAAGAGGCCCTGGCCGTTCGCATGCCGCTGAATCGTCAAGGCATGTTGGCCATGCCGCTGCTGGATCAAGTGGGCGTGCAGGCGCGAGAGCCGGGCGCCGCTGTGCCGGTCTTGCACGGCGTGGTTGGCTTGGTCTTCCCGGCCGGGCAGGTGCCGCGTCATGCGCAAGACTGGTTGCGCTGGGGCTTTGGCTGGCTATTGGGTCAGGGTCAGGGGCTTGCAGGATCTGGCGAACGTGCAGACCTTGGCGAGCACGAGCAGGACGCCTTGCGCGAGCGCATGCTGCTGGCCCTGGAGTTGCTGGTGGCGGTGCTGAGTTGCAGCGACCCCCAGGCCGCCTGCAACACCGCCGTGAACGAAGCCGCGCAGCGCCTGGGCTGCGACCGCGTCTCCATCGGCTTTGGCAACGGCCGACGCGTGCGTCTGCAAGCCCTGTCCAACGCGGCGGACTTTTCCCGCCGGCTGGACCTGGCCCATGCCATTGAGGCCGCCATGGATGAGGCTTGCGATCAAGCCTGCCCGGTTCTCTGGCGTGGCGAGCAGGTGGGCCAAAGCGACCCTATTTCTCAAGCCGCGCCGGATCAAGCCACCGCCGTTGTGCACCGCGAGCATCAACAACTGGGCCGCGGTTTCGGCACGGACACGCTGCTGTCGGTGCCCTTTTTCCAGCCCAAGGAAGCCGAGTTGGGCCGTCACGCTTATGGCGTGATCTTGTTTGAATGGGCGGGCAAGACGCCCGATCCCCTGAGTTTGCAAATGGCCGAGGGCCTGCCGCCTTTGCTGGGCCGGCTCTTGCTGGAAAAGCGCCATGCCCGGCGCGCCTGGTATTTGCGCTGGCGCGATGGCATCGAGTCGCAGGCGCGTGCCCTGTTTGGCCCGCGCCATGCCTTGCGCAAGCTGGGTGCTTTGGGCTTGGCGGTGGCGGCGCTGTTCCTCGCCACGGCCACCGGTCCTTTCCGCGTGGCGTCCCATGCGGCGCTGGAAGGGCAAGTCCGCCGCGTGGTGGCCGCGCCCTTTGACGGTTTTGTGGCCAGCTCCCTGGTGCGTGCCGGTGATGTGGTGCGGCAGGGCCAGGTGATGGCCTCGCTGGATGATCGCGATATGCGCCTGGAGGCTGAGAAGTGGAGCAGCCAGCAAACCCAGTACGCCAAGCAGGCGCAAGAGGCGCAGGCGCAGCACAGCCTGGCGCAGATTCAAATTTCGATGGCGCAGATTGCTCAGGCCGCTGCGCAGCGCCGCTTGTCCGAGGCCATGGCCGCACGCAGCGCCATTCGCGCGCCGCTGGACGGCTTGGTGGTCAGCGGCGACCTTTCGCAAAGCCTGGGTGCGGCGCTGAAGAAAGGGCAAAGCCTGTTCGAGATCTCGCCGCTGGACGCCTACCGCGTGATCTTGCTGGTGGATGAGGCCGATGTGGACTTGGTCGCTGTGGGGCAGCGGGGCGAGTTGATGCTGACCGCCATGCCCGGCCGCACCTACCCCTTCACCGTGCGCTTGCTGACGCCGGTTGCCCAGGCCAAGGACGGCCATAACCAGTTCCGCGTCGAAGCCGTGCTGGACTTGCCGCCCGAAGCGGTGCGCCAAGCCCAGCTGCGGCCCGGCATGGAAGGCTTGGGCAAGATCGATATGGGTGAGCGCCGTTTGGTTTGGATTTGGACCCACCGCATGTCGGACTGGTTACGTCTGAAGCTGTGGCAATGGTTGGGCCTGTGA
- a CDS encoding DUF3467 domain-containing protein: MSNENKSPVEAMPQITWDDSKMETTYANVCNVLGTREEIMLLFGANQAWQTQQSEVKVALSNRIVLNPYAAKRLMTLLELGLREYETRYGELKL; encoded by the coding sequence ATGAGTAACGAGAACAAATCTCCCGTCGAAGCCATGCCCCAAATCACCTGGGACGATTCCAAGATGGAGACCACCTACGCCAATGTCTGCAATGTGCTGGGCACGCGCGAAGAAATCATGCTGCTGTTCGGGGCCAATCAAGCCTGGCAGACGCAGCAGTCCGAGGTCAAGGTCGCTTTGTCCAACCGCATCGTGCTGAACCCCTATGCCGCCAAGCGCCTGATGACCTTGCTGGAGCTGGGCTTGCGCGAATACGAAACCCGCTACGGCGAACTCAAGCTCTGA